A single window of Leopardus geoffroyi isolate Oge1 chromosome D4, O.geoffroyi_Oge1_pat1.0, whole genome shotgun sequence DNA harbors:
- the IFNK gene encoding interferon kappa, translated as MNTKPDVIQKCLWPACLVGLFIPGALSLHCNLLHLHLREVTWQNLRLLNSMSNSFPVECLRETRAFELPQDIQSHTPPGERYLKEAFYEMSTQAFNIFRESTTKSTWKKKNLKQIQIRLDWQMHHLEKCFEEEEKGKEDSKQMEEDGMDFSGAMVSQVSSLELRRYFYRMYNFLKDKKYSRCAWETIRVELRRCFYYFYKLTLLLRKK; from the coding sequence atgaacactaaGCCTGACGTGATTCAAAAGTGTTTGTGGCCTGCATGCCTTGTAGGTCTGTTCATCCCTGGCGCCCTCTCTCTGCACTGTAACTTGCTGCATCTTCACCTAAGGGAAGTCACCTGGCAAAATCTGAGACTTCTGAACAGCATGAGCAATTCATTTCCTGTAGAGTGCCTAAGAGAAACCAGAGCTTTTGAGTTGCCCCAAGACATCCAATCACACACCCCACCTGGGGAAAGGTACCTTAAGGAGGCCTTCTATGAAATGTCCACACAGGCCTTCAACATCTTCAGAGAGTCCACCACCAAATccacttggaaaaagaaaaacctgaaacAAATCCAAATCAGACTTGATTGGCAGATGCACCACTTGGAAAAATGCTtcgaggaagaggagaaagggaaggaagactcGAAACAGATGGAAGAGGATGGGATGGACTTCTCAGGAGCTATGGTCTCCCAGGTGAGCAGCCTAGAACTGAGGAGATATTTCTATAGGATGTACAACTTCCTGAAAGATAAGAAATACAGTCGCTGTGCCTGGGAGACCATCCGAGTGGAACTCAGAAGATGTTTCTACTACTTCTATAAATTAACACTACTACTCAGGAAGAAATAA